A segment of the Chitinispirillales bacterium ANBcel5 genome:
ATTTTCGTTTTCTTTCCGTTAATTCTATCTCTTATTCTATACTATTCCATTCAGGCAGAAATTGGGCATTCAAAGCTTTACTTTTTGTATAATTCTACAGAGTTTTCAGATCTGATCTGGAATAGCATCACATTTATTGGAAGGCGAGCCCAGGATTCAGAATTAATAGCTTGGTCCCAAGGAAGTGGTTTTCTCTTTAATAAAGTGGAGTTGATTATAAAGAGCTTATTTGGTCCTTTTTTCGCGGGTGAGTTTAGAAATTTCGATATCATTCGAATGGTCATAGTACTTTATGTTAACTTTAATCTTTTCATTTTATTTTTAAAGTCTTTTTTTCCAAGTGGGATTAATAGAATTGGGTTATTTTTTATTTTTATAAACATAGCTGGTTTTGCTGTAATTTCTACTTATTATGAGCATGCATTTAGGCACTACATGAAAGTTGTTCCATTAATTATTACTCTCAGTACACCAATAATTTATAACTTTTTAAAATGTTCAGTTAAGCACAGAATAGAAACTAATAAAGATTTCTGATATTAATACTACAGGAGCTAAAAATATATGAAAAAAATTATTGTATATCTGCCTTATGAAATAAAAGATCAGAAAAACAGTGGTAGTTCAATGCGTCCCCAAAGAATGATAAGGGCACTTAAAGATATCGGACATGATGTGCAATTAATTTCAGGAAAAGGCAGTTCATCTAGACAAAAATTAAAGAGGGTTATGGTGGATGTTAATAAAAACAGATCCAATTATATTGGTGTTTATATTGAAAGCTGTAATTTACCCCTCCTTTTTTCTGATAAGAAAATCAGACCCTCTATATTATTTGATTTAAAAGTACTAATATCTTTCAAGAAAGCTAAATTGCCTATATCTTTGTTTTATAGAGATGTACACTGGCGATACAATCTGATGCAACCCAAGAAACTAGGCTCTATCGTAAAAAAAGTAACCAATTTACCGCTATATCAATTAGACTGGATTATTTATCGAAAGTATGTTGACAAATTATTCATACCTACACTCGCTATGAGTGACATTTTACCTTCTAAGTGGCCTAAAAAATTATTATATGATTTACCTCCGGGAGCTGAAATAAGAGAGAAAGAAAATGGAGTGTCAAATTCAAAATTAAGGCTTCTTTATGTTGGGGGAATAAAATTGCCTTTTTATGACTTGCGAGGTTTGTTCAAAGCAATAAACAAATTGAACAATGTAGAGCTTACAATATGCTGCAGAAAAGAAGAGTGGGAATTAAATCAGTCTATGTACGGGTATATTGATTATACAAAAGTCAAAGTAGTTCATAAAGACGGAAATGACCTTGATGATTTGTATAAGAATGCTGATATTTTTGCTTTGCTTTGGGCATCTCATCCATATTTGAAACACACATTACCGTATAAACTTTTTGAGACAATTGGAGCTGGTGTGCCAATCATTACGACGGCAGGGACAGCAACAACTGATTTTGTAAATGACAATGATATCGGTTGGGTTGTTACAGGGGATAATGAAATAGTAGATATATGCAATCGCCTGAATAGCAACAGGTCAGAATTGATTGAAACTACTAAGTCAATCATGTCACTAAGAGATTGTCATACGTGGGATCTGAGAGCAAAAAAAATAGTTTCTACCTTGATGTCCACATAAAACTTTCTTGAAAGGCATTCAAGTTTGAATATATTTCTAAGTATTTAGCAACCATTACTTCTATGTCATACCTTTTGGATCTTTGTAGGCATTTCTTTGATATCACCGAATAGTATTGTTTATTAGAAATTAACACTTTTAGAACATCAGATAATTCAGTTGAATTACCTTTTTCAACTAAAACACCTCCGTTTTGTACAACCTCTCTCAACCCGTCCACATTGCTTACTACAACAGGTTTACCCGAAGCCATTCCTTCTGCAGCAACTAGCCCAAACCCTTCCCAATAAGATGATAGTACAATAATGTCAACTGTCTTAAATATCCTCTCAATATCATTTCTGAAACCAAGAAAATGAACTCTACCTTCAAGGCTCAGATTCTTTACTAGATCTTCATATTCTGTTCTAAGGGGACCTTCGCCTAGTAAGATCAAGTGGCTATTAGTTGGCAAATCAGACATAGCTTCAATAACTGTTCTCTGGTCCTTTGGAGCCTTGAATCTTCCTGCCATACAAATTAATTTGGTAGTATCATTGAAAGTTTGATTGATTTCTGATTTATTATACGGGATAGAATTTTTGAATTTATTTATATTTATACCGTTTTCAACGACAGTAAACCTATCACTATCTTCATTTAACCATTTTAATAAAATGTCCTGTGTTTTTTGGCTTATTGAAATAATAGAATCAAAACTTTTGTATATAAACTTATCAATGTATTTAAAATACCATAAATCTCTGCGTTTATTATGAGTGCTATGTTCTGTAAACACAACTTTTGGTTTTTTTCGGAGTAGTTTTACAGCAAAAGAAACCCAATAACTGGTTGGAAACAAGTGGCAGTGAACAATATGGTAATGACCATGTTTTAAATGATTTTTTATACTAAATATGTTAAGAGGGCTGTATGGTTTATTGCTATTAATATGATTTACCACTACTCCTAGGTTACCCAACTCTGCCATGAACCCTTTTTCATCTATAGTGGTTAAGAATAGCACTTCTACATAATGGCCTTGTTGTTTAAACCTTGGCAATAGCTCTCTGAGGAGTTTTGAAGCACCACCAGGGCCAATTCTATCTTTGATAAAAAGTATTCTCAACATATCTCCTGTTTAAGTTGTTCTTTGATGGTTTCGATAACTGATTGAGACAAACTTTTTATTTGATCAGTTTTGTTGTTTTGCAATTTTATTATTTTAACGTTATTTTCTTCGATTTCTTGAATAATACGATCAGCAATATTCTTTAATTTTGTTACATCAGTTAATTTTTTGTTCATCCTTAAATTGATACCATCACGATTTTCGATTCGTTTATTAATGATATGGTCATTAGCGCAAATATAAAAAACTAAATCGGGCTTTAGAGTTGGCGGAATGATAGTTTTTATAGGCACATACTTTTTAGCAGAGATATTTATTGACCAAACAGCCTGGTATAAACCTTGATCAAGCAGTATATGACCTTTGTTTTTGCGTAAAATATGACTGATAAAAGAAAAGTTTAGGAGAACAATAAAAAAATCTTTAATGCTAAGTTGTACGGAGTCATAAATAATCCTAAATTCGCGAAAAAATTTTCGTGGATCTGTTAGGATTTCATTTATAACTGAGTACGTTTTTATAAAAAGTCTCTTATGTCTGCCTGAGTTTGTGTAATGTTCCAGAGCATTTGTAAAATGAAGGCTGTTTTCAGAGTCATTTACCCGGTTACATATCTCCTTAACAAGAGTTGTTTTCCCTGTACCAGGTAAGCCCAAAAATTCAATTGTCACCATAAAATTACCGTAATTTATGTTGTGTAGGAAGTAATTGTTTAAAAAAATACTTATTCTTTCATAATATTAAAATATTGGTTAACCACTGTTTCATATCTATTAAAATGCTGGTTTGCAATATTATTATACTGTAATGGAAATTATATACATAAACATAGCTTTTGATAATTTATTTAAAAAATTACTACAAAGTAGATACTTAAATCCACAGTTTTAGCTTAAAAAAAAACAATTAATTATATTTATAATACTTACATTAATTAGGATTGGAAAACACATGAAAAAATCGATAATTTTACTCTATATTCTCAGTTGTTTTAACATAGTTTATTCATCTTCTGTTATTTCGAACATTAATAGATTTGAATTATCTAAAAAATATCTTAATTCTGTTGCCACAAAAATAAGTGTTTCGCCACCCTTTTTATCACTTCCTGGCCAAATATTTGAGTGTGACTTACCACTCAATTTTTTTAAACAGGAACAGGCGCTTTCTTTTGATTTGAAGTTCTCAACGGCATTAGAAGTTCAGGACAAGAAAGCTGTTTTTGGGGTCTTCGATGCGATTGGTCAGTATAAAACCCCTTGGCTCAATGCAAGAGTTAGATTAAATGCTTACAATCTAAATAGCTCAACAGAATACGATTTTCAGGAAATAGAGGTTGAAAGATTCATTTCTGATAGAAGTGCACCTATCACTGGGATGTCAGAAAAAGATTTTATAATGCCGGAAGCATTTTTGACATTTATGTATCAAAACCTACAGCTTGGTTTTGGGCGTAAAAGGTTGAGATGGGGGCCTGGTTTTAAAGGTACACTTCTTCATTCCGGACATACTCATGCACCCTTTTATTTCTACCACTTTAAGCTTGATCTTGCTGATCGAATAAGAATGTCAGCCTATTTATCCGGGTACGATGATGAAATTTCATTTGATCGGGATGATTTTTCTATGGACAGGGTTCCAGGAAAATTGGCAATGTTATCTGAAAATCCTGACCAGCAAATCCCCACAAGATACGGTGCAGCACATCGGGTGGATGTTAAATTTAATAAGCATTTCCAGCTTGGTATTTATGAGAAAGTTTCGTTCTATGGTTCACAAGATCTCGTCCGTTATGCCAATCCTCTTCAGATGTATTATGTCGGTCAAAGGGGTGGAGACAATGCGCCGAACTTGTTAGGTGGTTTTGATTTTAACCTGATATTCTACCCATTAAGAATATATGGAGAGTTTCTGAATGATGATATAACAAACTTTGATACCACTGGAAATCCAAGCAAGTACGCACTTCAACTGGGCGGTTCATGGTTTTTTGGTGATGGGATCTTAAGTGAGATAGGGCTTGAATACACCCATGTGAGTTACTACACTTATGGGCATTACAGCGTTTTAAATCGCCATACATTTTGGGGTGAAAGCTTAGGGTGGCCTTGGGGTAATGATCAGGACCTATTTCATGCAAGAGCACTTTTTCGTTTCAGGCCGGATATAATTGCGAGAGTGGAGGCAAATTACTGGCTTCTGGGTGAAGGTACAGTTTATGATTCCTGGCACGAAGATGGAAGACCAAACTATGATGATAAACCTTATTTTCCGGAGGATCCGAATCGGATCTGGTCATTTATACTTTCTGCGACTTATTTACCAAGGGATTGGATTTCTTTAAACATGTATTACAGACCCTGGGTGAAAAATAAAGAACTTAATCACAGTTTCCATACCTATCTTACGATCGGTTTGCCATGGAATCTTAATTACAGCTTAGATTAATCTTTAAATGATGTTTTTTGAACCCTTTTAGACTTGGAGAAGTACAGGGATAAAACCTTGTTGAGATAGTGCGATGCTAATAGTGCTGCTTGCCAATACGAGCTGGTATCTTTATAACTTTAGAAAGAAATTAATTTTGAGTCTGCTTGAAAATGGACATGAAGTCTTTGTTTGTGCTCCTTTTGATAGCTATTCGGAAAAACTTGAAGCGCTGGGGGCAAAATATAGGAATATTAAACTATCCCAAAACAGTATTAGTATTATAAAAGAGGTGATCTCCTTAATAAGTATAAAAAATATTCTCAAAGAAGTCAATCCAAGCTACTTATTAACGTTTACCCCAAAGGGTAACATATACCCAGCACTTGTTAAACCAAAGAAAACTAAGCAGGTTACAAATATTTCTGGTCTGGGAGAAGGATTTGATAAGGACTCTCTTCTTTCGAAAGTATTACAACTGCTTTTTAAGGTATCTCTTAGTAAGTCAGAAAAAATTTTGTTCCAAAATCAGGAGGACATGAATTCATTCATAAAAAAGAGTATAGTAAGTCCTCGAAACAGTATAAGAATAAATGGTTCCGGGGTAGATATAGCAAGGTTCCATCCCGCAAAAGGGAAAAAGTTTTCTGATACCAAAATGTGCTTTCTTACTGTTGGAAGAGTAATTGAGAAAAAAGGGTATAGGCTAATACTTTCCCTAATTCAGCTTTATCCAAATATTCTGAATATGGCTGAATTCCATATTGTAGGGATTGTAGATAAAAATCGTCCTAAATCAATTGAGCTATACAAAGAACTGCAAGCGGCAGCAGATAGAGGTAGCATTAAATTACACGACCCCGTAGACGATATAGAAAAAATTATATCGCAAGCACATTGTATGCTACTGCCCTCAACATATAATGAGGGGGTTCCCAGGTCTTTACTTGAGGGTCTTGCGTGTGGTATGCCTGTAATTACAACTGATTGGAAGGGTTGCAGAGATACTGTTTCGGAAGGTCAGAATGGTTATCTTGTGAAACCAGGATCGGTGGACGATCTTTATGAAAAGATAACCAAAATGTGTCATCTCTCAGACAAGGAGTATGCACAATTTTCTAATAAATCCAGGAGACTTGCATTGGAAAAGTTTGATGAAAATGAAATCGTTTCTACTTATATGAATATTATCTTAAATGCCCCTATTTAGCTTGATTTGTTGCATTCATTTATAACTCTTGCTTTTGTTTCACTTAAACCAAAATTCTTTATCATGATACTGTATTAAGATACGCTCCCGGCACTGCTGTAGCATGAGATGTAGTCCCTATTTTGAGCGAATCTTACGATAAGCTTACGGAAGTCCTTGTGGAGGCAACCAAGGAGCAACAGGAGATAATTGAAGAGCAAAGAGAGGAAATAGAGGCCCAGAGAAGAGAGATCGATTTCCAAAAAAGTTATTTAGGGTTACAGTCGCCTTTCGCTATTCGCACTCTAATCTGATTGGCGATCAAAACAGGCTAGGCTTTCCTATGAAACTCAAAAAAACATCACATAAATTATATGTGTTAGGGGATTCTGAGTAGAGGAAAGCCTCAAAAAGAGTACTTCGGTTCATTTTATGCTCGAGTTTTGTAGATATGATATCACAGAAATTCTGTTTAGAGTCTGGTCTTCCTGAGTTTTCTGGCCAATACTTAAGCCCCAAATTTTAAAATTCCTTACTCACCAGGTAATCCAATAGGGACAGTTTTTAATTGCATGGTGCCCATCACAGATGTTTTCGCAAAAAGAGAGCATAAGTCTCTCCATAAATACCACATTTCTCATTAAAGGCTGTACCCCGCCCCCCTGTTCGTGTCGTTTCTTCTGAAAAAGGTACTATTCACACTTGTTGGTCCCCGTTTATAAGTATGCTTGAAATTGTGAAAACAGTGATGTGAAAATAGTTAAATAAAGACTTGCAATAAATTTATGAAATTTCTCTGATTTTCAGTGATTGGGAGCTAATAATTATCGGTGTTACCCTTCAAACAGTGACGATTAAAAGAAAAAGAGTACCTGGCTGGTATGCGCTTGCATCAAAACAGAATAAGCAGAAATGTTGAAAAGAAGCAAAATGGTTGGAATCTGTTTCTAAAGAAATGGAATGAAGAACTGGACAAAATCCCTACAATTAAAAACAGAGTATATGCTTCATACAACTGGGAAATGGGGAGAGTGTATTATTTTTGTCAGCAGTATTCATCTGCCCGGAAGCATCTGTTCAAGGTAATACGGTATAACAAACTTAAACTTAAGGCCTATATTTTACTTTTAGCCTCATTGCTTAGAGTCGACATACGCTTAAAGTAAATATAATCTATCTGTGTTGTAAGCCTATATATTTTCATTGGAAATAGTACTTTTCACAGTTTTGTGATTACATCCCTTAAACAACTGCCCCTCAAGATTACTCTAAACTGCAGATTGAATGCCAAAGCAAAAGATCCAGACCACTTTAAATACCCCTCATACCCTGGCAGCAGAGCCAAATTGATGATTAGAACACAAGATTAAATAGTGGAGTTTCACACATAAGGTGATAAGGAATATTTAATGTGTTTAAATCATATCTAAGAGCCTGTTTACCACAAGTTTGGCTCTTGAAAACACTTGTTCGGACCAGACAGAACCGGGGTCGGACCAGAATTTATCAGTCTAATTGCCGAAATTGAGCTACAAAGGACAAAAGTTTCAGATTTCCCGCCGAAATTCGGCTCTTAGAGCCCGATGAGGAGACCTTTTATCGGGCTCTAAGGATTCACGTTTTATTCTCTATCATTTATTAAAAAAGAGCGAGGGGAAAAAATAAAGAGGAAACTAACGATCTTCTTTCAGGTGTAATTTTTTTGGGTAACCACCTGTCGTATCTCCACCATATTTACCATGAAAAAACCCCATTGTGTGGAGGAATTTCATGGTGTATTTTTATCTTATGATTACACGAGAAAGCATAAAAAAAGAGATCACTGATGCTCTGAAGCGCAGCAGAATTGTTGCTTTAGTAGGTCCAAGGCAGTGTGGCAAAACTACCTTAGCCCGAGAGTTTGTTTCGGTAGATTCGCTGGAATATTTCGATCTTGAGGATCCGTTGAGTCTTGCACGGCTTGACGAACCAATGACGGGTTTGAAGGATTTAAAAGGCATTGTAGTGATAGATGAAATTCAGAGGAAACCGGATCTTTTTGAGGTATTAAGGGTTCTTTGTGATCGTAATCCTTTACCCGCCAAGTTTTTGATACTTGGAAGTGCTTCACCGGATTTGATCAACAGATCATCGGAAACGTTAACCGGTCGTATTGAGATCATCGAAATGCAGGGCTTTTCGATTTCTGAAGCAGGCATTGACAAGCATATGCATCATTGGCTCCGGGGGGCTTTCCGCTCTCTTTTTTGTCTGATACCAACAGTAACAGCGATATATGGAGGCGAAATTATATCAAAACTGTTTCTGAAAGAGATATCAGGCTTATGGGCTTTAGTATTCCGTCAACTGCAATGTTACGGTTCTGGGCAATGCTTGCTCATTTCCATGGTCAGATATGGAATGCAGCAGAGCCTGCGAGAAGCTTAGGATTTGGAGAGAGTACCGTAAGGAGATATCTGGATATTTTATCAGATATTTTTATGGTACGACAGCTTAAGCCCTATTATGCAAACATCAAGAAACGCCAGGTGAAATCGCCCAAAATTTATTTCAGAGACTCGGGGTTGCTGCATCATCTGCTTGGTATAAGGACCGAAAAAGAGCTATTATGCCATCCCAGATGCGGGGCATCCTGGGAAGGGTACGTTCTTGAGGAAGTAATAAATTTGTATAAACCTGAGGAGTCTTACTTTTGGGCAACACACAACAATGCCGAAATTGATTTGATATTGGAAAAGGAGGGTAAACTTACAGGGGTGGAGTGTAAACGAGCCGATGCGCCAAAAATTACTCCGTCAATTCGTATCGCGCTGGATAACTTAGGGCTGGAAGAGGTCTTTGTCATCTATCCTGGGCCTATATCATATTCTTTATCGGAAAATGTTAAGGTTATTCCATTTAATGAGATAAAGAGTATGCCAAGTCTTTGATATACCGGTCGGTTTTTGATAACAAAAAAGCACAATATGTATTATGCCAAAGCCTGAATACTCTGGTGAAATTGCTGTTTTCTCAATAGAGACTGGGGATATTTTGGAGGCTCTATCCCAACTAAAAAAGCAAGACTTGTTCAGGCGTGGATTGAGATTCACCATGAAGACCTGATGGCTGATTGGAATATCGCCATAGAAGGTGGTGAGATATTTAAAATTGAGCCTTTGAGATAGGAGGGGAAAATGCTGAAAGTAATCAATGTCAAAGCCCTTAAGAATTACCAATTATATGTGGAACTCTCCAATGGAAAAAAAGGAATTTTTGATGTAACTTCCTACCTTGATAAGGGAGTTTTTTTCTGAACTAAAAGATGAAAACTACTTCAAACAGGTAAAGCCCCTCTTTATCGGAATATCCTGGCCTAACCAACAGGATTTCAGTGCAGATACCATTGAACATGAAATGCATTCAGTTGAAGAGACCGTGGATAATGCAAAAAGAAATTAATCTGGGCGCATGCCGCGGACAGTTCGACTTCGCTGTTATGTAAAAAAAACAACCACTTTTTTAAAATTTTGCAAAACATACCCATAGGCCTCCTTTTAAGGGCATAACTAAGCCATTACGCGCATCCATATTACTTTTTAATATGTGGGTGTAACGTGTGTCTGATCCATTCAGAAATTAAATATTCAGCCT
Coding sequences within it:
- a CDS encoding AAA family ATPase, which gives rise to MITRESIKKEITDALKRSRIVALVGPRQCGKTTLAREFVSVDSLEYFDLEDPLSLARLDEPMTGLKDLKGIVVIDEIQRKPDLFEVLRVLCDRNPLPAKFLILGSASPDLINRSSETLTGRIEIIEMQGFSISEAGIDKHMHHWLRGAFRSLFCLIPTVTAIYGGEIISKLFLKEISGLWALVFRQLQCYGSGQCLLISMVRYGMQQSLREA
- a CDS encoding glycosyltransferase family 4 protein: MLRILFIKDRIGPGGASKLLRELLPRFKQQGHYVEVLFLTTIDEKGFMAELGNLGVVVNHINSNKPYSPLNIFSIKNHLKHGHYHIVHCHLFPTSYWVSFAVKLLRKKPKVVFTEHSTHNKRRDLWYFKYIDKFIYKSFDSIISISQKTQDILLKWLNEDSDRFTVVENGININKFKNSIPYNKSEINQTFNDTTKLICMAGRFKAPKDQRTVIEAMSDLPTNSHLILLGEGPLRTEYEDLVKNLSLEGRVHFLGFRNDIERIFKTVDIIVLSSYWEGFGLVAAEGMASGKPVVVSNVDGLREVVQNGGVLVEKGNSTELSDVLKVLISNKQYYSVISKKCLQRSKRYDIEVMVAKYLEIYSNLNAFQESFMWTSR
- a CDS encoding capsule assembly Wzi family protein; this translates as MKKSIILLYILSCFNIVYSSSVISNINRFELSKKYLNSVATKISVSPPFLSLPGQIFECDLPLNFFKQEQALSFDLKFSTALEVQDKKAVFGVFDAIGQYKTPWLNARVRLNAYNLNSSTEYDFQEIEVERFISDRSAPITGMSEKDFIMPEAFLTFMYQNLQLGFGRKRLRWGPGFKGTLLHSGHTHAPFYFYHFKLDLADRIRMSAYLSGYDDEISFDRDDFSMDRVPGKLAMLSENPDQQIPTRYGAAHRVDVKFNKHFQLGIYEKVSFYGSQDLVRYANPLQMYYVGQRGGDNAPNLLGGFDFNLIFYPLRIYGEFLNDDITNFDTTGNPSKYALQLGGSWFFGDGILSEIGLEYTHVSYYTYGHYSVLNRHTFWGESLGWPWGNDQDLFHARALFRFRPDIIARVEANYWLLGEGTVYDSWHEDGRPNYDDKPYFPEDPNRIWSFILSATYLPRDWISLNMYYRPWVKNKELNHSFHTYLTIGLPWNLNYSLD
- a CDS encoding glycosyltransferase family 4 protein, with protein sequence MLIVLLANTSWYLYNFRKKLILSLLENGHEVFVCAPFDSYSEKLEALGAKYRNIKLSQNSISIIKEVISLISIKNILKEVNPSYLLTFTPKGNIYPALVKPKKTKQVTNISGLGEGFDKDSLLSKVLQLLFKVSLSKSEKILFQNQEDMNSFIKKSIVSPRNSIRINGSGVDIARFHPAKGKKFSDTKMCFLTVGRVIEKKGYRLILSLIQLYPNILNMAEFHIVGIVDKNRPKSIELYKELQAAADRGSIKLHDPVDDIEKIISQAHCMLLPSTYNEGVPRSLLEGLACGMPVITTDWKGCRDTVSEGQNGYLVKPGSVDDLYEKITKMCHLSDKEYAQFSNKSRRLALEKFDENEIVSTYMNIILNAPI
- a CDS encoding glycosyltransferase — its product is MKKIIVYLPYEIKDQKNSGSSMRPQRMIRALKDIGHDVQLISGKGSSSRQKLKRVMVDVNKNRSNYIGVYIESCNLPLLFSDKKIRPSILFDLKVLISFKKAKLPISLFYRDVHWRYNLMQPKKLGSIVKKVTNLPLYQLDWIIYRKYVDKLFIPTLAMSDILPSKWPKKLLYDLPPGAEIREKENGVSNSKLRLLYVGGIKLPFYDLRGLFKAINKLNNVELTICCRKEEWELNQSMYGYIDYTKVKVVHKDGNDLDDLYKNADIFALLWASHPYLKHTLPYKLFETIGAGVPIITTAGTATTDFVNDNDIGWVVTGDNEIVDICNRLNSNRSELIETTKSIMSLRDCHTWDLRAKKIVSTLMST
- a CDS encoding DUF2442 domain-containing protein, with amino-acid sequence MIREFFSELKDENYFKQVKPLFIGISWPNQQDFSADTIEHEMHSVEETVDNAKRN
- a CDS encoding DUF4143 domain-containing protein, producing the protein MLAHFHGQIWNAAEPARSLGFGESTVRRYLDILSDIFMVRQLKPYYANIKKRQVKSPKIYFRDSGLLHHLLGIRTEKELLCHPRCGASWEGYVLEEVINLYKPEESYFWATHNNAEIDLILEKEGKLTGVECKRADAPKITPSIRIALDNLGLEEVFVIYPGPISYSLSENVKVIPFNEIKSMPSL